The Mercurialis annua linkage group LG2, ddMerAnnu1.2, whole genome shotgun sequence genome contains a region encoding:
- the LOC126667719 gene encoding proton pump-interactor 1, whose protein sequence is MGVEVVGSEMAQVPVEKVVELDMHEKENGNAVVEGEAADVADSKFPKDAVDEWPAQRQIHSFYFVRWRPFEDPKLKPKLQQLDQEIEKCNNARTRISKELNAKRSERKEIMEQIRTLRSENDQYKTIFDEKRKELEPFQQALGKLRTNNTTRGGICSSEEELNDLIRGMQYHIQHESISLTEEKQILREIKQLEATREKVVINSAMRAKIQESLGQKEAIQDQVKLMGADLDGVRKEQQSVWARITQLREKVKVLDAEITPLMDEITAVIDKKDKAWDNIRSLRKLRDDGNSDYTNSRHAMSQAKMHADQKNVKALEELSHNEVENFMSHWNSNKKFRDDYEKRILPSLDGRQLSRDGRMRNPDEKPLVAMETPVPSAPEPVAKANAKKTKEPAAEKESLPAQMVKKESNKKDIKPNLEDVGDEISWSETQHKNPPPAEKIDEAKLKELKRAEELEKSKLAMERKKKLAEKNANKAAIRAKKEEEKKLKDKEKRLKKKNPASEPLEPAEQVAEVVETEKLEVQDEPAAPVKEKVRKENPARIRNRGRGADSLPKAMLRKKKSSNYWMWAGAAAAVLLLLVALAVGYYYSSPKPQFSA, encoded by the exons ATGGGTGTGGAGGTTGTGGGATCTGAGATGGCTCAAGTACCAGTGGAGAAGGTTGTTGAGCTAGATATGCATGAAAAGGAGAATGGAAATGCCGTCGTTGAAGGAGAAGCCGCTGATGTTGCGGATTCTAAGTTCCCGAAGGATGCGGTTGATGAGTGGCCTGCACAGAGGCAGATCCatagcttttattttgttaGATGGAGACCTTTTGAGGATCCAAAATTAAAACCCAAACTTCAACAGCTTGATCAGGAGATTGAGAAGTGCAATAATGCTCGGACTCGGATAAGTAAGGAATTGAATGCGAAAAGG TCTGAGCGTAAAGAAATAATGGAGCAGATTAGGACTTTGAGAAGTGAGAATGATCAGTATAAAACAATCTTTGATGAGAAGAGGAAGGAACTGGAGCCTTTTCAGCAGGCACTGGGCAAGCTGCGGACAAATAATACAACCCGTGGTGGTATTTGTTCATCTGAGGAAGAGCTTAATGATCTT ATCCGCGGTATGCAATATCACATACAACATGAGAGCATCTCATTGACAGAGGAGAAGCAAATACTTAGGGAAATCAAACAACTTGAGGCTACAAGGGAAAAAGTTGTTATTAATTCTGCAATGAGAGCCAAAATTCAGGAGTCTCTAGGGCAGAAGGAAGCTATTCAAGACCAGGTCAAG CTTATGGGTGCAGATTTGGACGGAGTAAGAAAGGAGCAACAGTCAGTGTGGGCAAGAATTACTCAACTAAGGGAAAAAGTGAAAGTACTTGATGCTGAAATCACTCCTTTAATGGATGAGATTACAGCTGTGATAGATAAAAAAGACAAAGCATGGGACAATATTAGATCTTTAAGAAAACTGCGTGACGATGGG AATAGCGACTACACTAATAGCCGCCATGCTATGAGTCAAGCTAAAATGCATGCTGACCAGAAAAATGTAAAAGCTCTCGAGGAGCTTTCCCACAATGAG GTTGAAAACTTCATGTCCCATTGGAACAGTAACAAAAAATTTAGAGATGATTATGAAAAAAGAATTTTGCCATCACTTGATGGTCGACAGCTGAGTAGAGATGGACGAATGAGGAACCCAGATGAGAAGCCATTGGTGGCAATGGAGACACCGGTACCCTCTGCTCCTGAACCAGTAGCCAAAGCTAATGCTAAAAAAACAAAGGAACCAGCTGCAGAAAAAGAATCTCTGCCTGCCCAAATGGTCAAGaaagaatcaaataaaaaagacataAAGCCCAATTTGGAGGATGTAGGTGATGAGATTTCTTGGTCAGAAACGCAGCATAAGAATCCTCCTCCTGCTGAGAAAATTGACGAAGCGAAGTTGAAGGAGCTTAAGAGGGCAGAAGAGTTAGAAAAATCTAAACTAGCTATggaaagaaagaagaagttGGCTGAGAAGAATGCAAATAAAGCAGCTATAAGAGCTAAGAAGGAAGAAGAGAAAAAGCTTAAG GACAAAGAAAAGAGGTTGAAGAAGAAAAATCCAGCATCTGAACCTTTGGAACCAGCTGAACAGGTCGCAGAGGTAGTAGAAACCGAGAAGCTTGAAGTTCAGGACGAGCCTGCTGCTCCGGTGAAGGAAAAAGTTAGAAAAGAGAATCCAGCTAGGATCCGGAATCGAGGAAGGGGGGCAGATTCACTTCCAAAGGCCATGTTGAGGAAGAAAAAGTCATCCAACTACTGGATGTGGGCTGGTGCGGCTGCTGCTGTTTTGCTACTTCTTGTCGCTCTGGCAGTGGGGTACTACTATTCTTCCCCAAAGCCGCAATTTTCTGCTTGA
- the LOC126668231 gene encoding uncharacterized protein LOC126668231, with protein MKVVTCQMLFTCPFATTVWLGSHLQVLEGLGEDECLKEVWMNLENKPSDQCAQVKFLSKVSWLMWALCQSRNAMIFRETSDDPGEVVSKATELQAEFLRARHRSQPAHQSLAATTVTPTLSVWSPPPANVFKLNFDGAFHEATSTGWGQ; from the coding sequence ATGAAAGTAGTCACATGTCAAATGCTGTTCACGTGCCCTTTTGCCACAACTGTTTGGCTAGGATCTCATCTGCAGGTTTTAGAGGGGCTTGGGGAAGATGAATGTCTAAAGGAAGTATGGATGAATCTGGAAAATAAGCCAAGCGACCAATGTGCACAGGTTAAGTTTTTGTCTAAAGTTTCTTGGCTTATGTGGGCCCTATGTCAGTCCAGGAATGCTATGATATTTCGAGAAACTTCCGATGACCCTGGCGAAGTCGTCAGCAAAGCGACGGAACTTCAAGCGGAGTTCCTACGCGCTAGACATAGGTCTCAACCTGCACATCAGTCCCTTGCAGCAACCACTGTAACACCGACCTTGTCAGTCTGGAGTCCCCCTCCAGCCAATGTTTTCAAGCTTAACTTTGATGGAGCCTTCCATGAAGCTACGTCGACGGGGTGGGGGCAGTAG